The Gimesia sp. DNA window GTCAACGGGAACGGTGGCGTGTAATCCGCGTCGTTCACGCCGGTAATCGTATCGGAGCCGATGTCGAAACTTTCGTCCCACTGCAAAATGATGGGAATCGTTTTCTCCATCTTCTGCGTGGACACCACTCTACCGTCCACCTTGAGTGTACCGGTTCCGCTTTTACCAATTCCGGAGAAATTGTTATAGGCCATCGTACCCAGGCCGGTGCCATCGTATTTGAAGTCAAACTCCAGAATGTGTCGGCCGGGGGAGAGCGCCTCGGTGGCTTCCCATTTGGGCCGCTGCAGATCCAGTAGATTCCAGAGAAAGACCGGTTTGCCTTCGAGCAGATAGAACCCCCAGCCGGCAAAGCGTCCGCCGGAAGTGACGATCATACCCTCGGCGCCCCCTTCCGGTACGGTGATGTCCGCTTTGACCGTGTAGGATGTATCCAGCAGATAAGGCGCATCCCCCTGCGGCAGCCCTGTCATGGGCCGCGTATAGACCAGTTCCTTTCGCCCCGCGGTCAGGCTCGGTCGCTGGGCCGCAACACGGGCTCCGACTGATGCATTCAACGGTAGAACCTGGTATTTTTTCGCTTCTTCCAGGAACATCGCCCGCATGTTTTTGACCTTCTCGGGATGTTCCGCGGCGATGTCGCTGGTCTGGTTCCAGTCGGTATTCAGGTTGTAGAGCTGAAAGGTCTGGTTATTCAGCGGGTCCGGGTTCGCTGCCGAGAACGCCTGCCAGGGCGCGCGGTTCACTTTCGTACTCATGAACCAGCCATCATGATACATCGCCCACTGGCCCATCATTTCGAAGTACTGGGTTTTGTGCTGAGACGGTGCCTCGGCGTTTGCTTTGTCGAAGGTGTAAGCGAAGCTTGTTCCCTCAATCGGTCTCTGCTTAATGCCGTCCACATATTCCGGTGCAGCAATGCCAGTCACTTCCAGCAGCGTCGGCACATAGTCGATCACATGCACGAACTGCTCCCGCAGCCCTCCCTGGTCTTTAATCCGTTTCGGCCAGGAGATCACCATATTCTGATTGATTCCACCGAGCCGCGACGCATTCTGTTTGAACCAGTCGAACGGCGTGTCAAAGGCCCAGGACCAGCCGGCCGACATATGGTTGTAGGCAAATTCGGTTCCCCAGGCATCATAGAACTTCATCTGCACATCCACCGGTGGTGCCACCCCGTTAAAGAAAGCCACCTCGCTGAAGGTTCCCTCCGGCCCCCCTTCGGCACTGGTGCCATTATCGCCGTTCTGGTAGATGACAATTGTGTTTTCAAGTTTGCCCAGGTCTTCAAACGCCTGGATCACGCGGCCCATTTCATAGTCGTTATACGCCACGTAGGCTGCAAATACTTCGACCTGACGGATAAAGAGCTTCTGGGCTTCCGGTGATAACTCATCCCAGGGTTTCAGCATCTCTTTCGGCCACGGAGTGAGCTCCAGATCCGGTGAAATGACCCCGAGTCGTTTTTGATTGGCGAAGATCCGCTCGCGCAACTTTTCGTAGCCGTCGTCAAACAGATGCATCTCATGAATCTTATCCACCCATTCTTTTTTCGGATGGTGCGGCGCGTGTGAGGCCCCCGGCACATAGTGCATAAAGATCGGCTGACTCGGGTCGCTCTGGTGAATTCGCGTCATCCAGTCGATCGCATCGTCGGCCATCGCGGTGATCAGATTCCACTTGCTCTCTTTGCCGGTGACGGGCCAGACCTCTGCTTTGGGATCGGAGCGATCCATCTTCAACGTCCCTTCGTGCCCCGTCCACGGATAAATCTGCGTCGTATTCCGAAACAGGTTCGGCCCCCACTGGTTGGCGTCGCCTCCTACAAATCCATAGAAGTAATCAAAGCCCATCCCTGTTGGCCACTGGGTGAAGGGACCCACCTGGCTCGCTTCGTAAGTCGGCGTGTTGTGATCTTTGCCAAACCAGGAGGTTGCATAGCCGTTGTCGCGCAGAATCCGACCAATGGTCGCGTTGTTCTGGCCAATCACGCTGTTATAGCCAGGGAACCCGGTGGCCTGTTCTGCAATCACACCAAACCCTACGGAATGATGATTCCGTCCGGTAATCAACGCTGCCCGGGTCGGCGAACATAACGAAGTCGAAAACACACGGTTATAACGCAGGCCCGCTTTCGCAATCCGATCCATCGTCGGCGTCGGAATCACACCACCGAACGTGCTGGGCACACCGAAGCCCGCGTCGTCCGTCATGATCAGCAGAATATTCGGCGCTTCCTTGGGCGGCACAATCCGCGGCGCCCACCACTCTTTCGACTGCAACGCGTTGTCCTTGATCACGCCCTCGAATTTCGGGGCGGGTGCAGGCAGTTGTTTACCGTCAATGGTCGTCGTTGCACTGGGAGAACCGATCACCCCCGTTGTCTGGGGCGTGAACGATTTCGACGATTGCGGAGCGGGGGCCTGTGTCGTGACAGTTTCCGACTGATCAACCTGATCCGCCACCTGGGCAGAGGCAGTACGAGACAGCTCCCCGGAACAACCCACAAATAAGCCGGGCATCCCCAACGTCAGGCAGAATAATACGACGAAAGAATTCAAGTCAGTAAGCAGCGTTTTCATCTTGCATCTCCCCAGGCCCGTAATTCACTGTTGAAAAGTTCTCACAAGCAGCGTTGAGTTGAATACGACATGCATCGAGAACGCAACACGCACGCTTGCTCACATCTCTGATTACTTCCCACCGAATAGCTGGCAGGAGGATCAGAAGTGTCAGACCTCATTCTATCCTGAGCAAAATAAATGACAATTACATCTTGATGTATTTTAGATGAATTAACATTCACACAGAAAAGGAGCAGCAGACATTTGAAGAAATAGAGATAGATTCATTGCGCACAACAAGGTTGAGTCAGGGGAAACTGAGGGAGCAGTCATCCGCAAATTAGAATCGCGGGTCAGATCGAAACAAGATGAAATCGCTGCTAAGTTCATAGTATTCTCCCCTCAGCCCGAGTCATTCCAGATCGCGACAGGCAAATAAACCACTGGAGCAAAGTGCGTCTTTCACTCTCCAGCAATACGGATTCGGTTTACCATTAACGAACAACTACTGGCTCATCTGGAATAGATTGAGCTTGTATTGCAGCAGTTCCCCAGTTTTTTAGGGACTCTGCTTTAGATCGCACTTAAATAGTTTGCGATTCTAATCCGAGAGTGTCATAATTAAAATCTGAGTGACAGGTCCAGTTTTAGCAGGTGCTCTGCTGACGACCAAAACATCTAGTCAATCTCACTTATTCTTTGCTTCATTATCTATGTCATTTCTGAAAGCAGTCTGAATGAATCTTCTGCAACAACTGGTTCGATCCGGGCCGACGCTCTTTATTCTTATTTTACTCTTCGTGCTGTGCAGTTCCGTTTTACAGGCACAGTCACCAAAGAAGCCAGCATCAGGCAACAGCAGAAATCCGACTGTGAAAAAACAGCAGGATCATGCACTGACTTCAGATGCGGAACAAGCTATCAAAAAAATGGAAGCAGCCTTTCAAAAGGCCTTCGAAGAAGGGAATGCAGCAAAAGTAGCCAGCTTCTGGGCTCCAGAGGGAGAGTTGATTGACTCAAATGGTCTGCGACTGGCAGGTAGAGCGGAAATCCAGAGAGCATATACAGACTACTTTACGAAAAACAAAGGGGCGAAGCTTCAGCTTTCAATCGATTCTGTACGACAGATTGGTGAAAATCTGGCGATAGAAGAAGGACGCACAATAGTGACTACGCCCGGGGCAGTTCCGGATTACGGTCACTATACAGCCATACACATGGAGCGGGACGGAAAGTGGCAGACGGTCAGTGTCAAAGAAGAATTCGTGAAGCCTCCGACTGTGCCACAAGACAAACTGATGGATCTGGAGTGGCTTATCGGGACTTGGGCTGTTGAAAATGAAGGAGTGACCTTAATGACAGTCTATCACTGGATGCCTGGTAAAAAATTTATTCAACGAACTTTTACTTCAAAATCGGGTAGCAAAACCCAGGCCGTCGGTATGCAGATCATTGGCGTCGATCCACTTAGCGAAGACATCATGTCCTGGACTTTTAATGCGGATGGGGGGCACGCAGTGGGGATCTGGACGCCGGTCCCCCAAGGCTGGGCAATTGAATCACGAGGGGTAACTGCCAGCGGCGTGTTGACCAGTTCCAATGATATCCTGACAAAGATTGATGAAAACGGATGCCGTTGGCAATCTGTGAATCGATGGGCCAATGGAGTCGAACTGCCGGACGCGCTCGAAGTGGTATCCAAACGCCAAAAGTAATGCTGTACCTGTGAGAACACCATTTGAACATAAACGACTGTTTTGGGGACCATGAATATGAGATTTTTTCTTACTTTGCTAGCAGCCGGAGCGTTCTGTTTTTTGAATCCCGACATTTCACTGTCTTGGGCGCGCGGCTTCGGGGGTGGTGGCTTTCACGGAGGTGGGTCTCGAGGGGGAGGTTTCAGTGGTGGTTCTCGTGGTGGCGGTAGAAGTTTCAGCGGTGGTTTTCAAGGTAGCCGCAGCTCTTTTGGCGGAGGTTCTCGACAGGGGCAATTCGGAGGGAGTCGTGGTTCTCATGAGAACGAGAGTTCTTTCAGAGGAGGTAATTCACGTGGTGGTGAGAATAGTTTCAGTAGCCGGGATTCTACTCGCAACTTTAGTTCCGGGGCCAGAGCATATGGAGGCAACTCTGGCGGGAATCAGTTCTCAAACTATGCCAACCGCTTTCATTCTCCCAGCCAAAGCAGGACAGCTTCCAGTCAAAACAGACCAGATGCCTGGTTTTCAGCAAACCCAGGAAACCAAAGTCGATCGATTCAGCAAAGTAATCCAGCGAATCTTAATCGGTTCAATCAACTGCCGATGAATCAGGGTTTGCATCATTTTCCGGGGCTTCCTTCCGATGCAGGGCAACATACTGTTACAAACGCGCATCCCTATTTCCAGGATTTCAGTGGGCGTGACACTCTCAATCGGTCGCTGACTCCTGGTGCAAGACCAGAAAACTTGCTTACCGATAATGAAGCGGAAAGAGCCAGAGCGGATGAACTTGCCAGAGCTCGTGGAAATTCAACTCCTGTCAAAGAGGCCATTGGAGCAGATGGTAGAGACAGGAACGGGGCAATTGCCCGTAGTGCCGAAAAGGGGTATGCAGCTGGTTTTATGCATGTGCCACCTTCCACCCGGTATTATCATGGAGCGGCGCTACGAGACGGATTTCACAATTATGATCTGTTCAATCCCAACTGGTATCGAGCACATCCCGGAACCTGGTCTGTCCCCAGTTGGCCTGCTGGATATGCCTGGAATACCTGCAGCTGGAATTCGATGCTGGCCTGGTTAACTTTAGTCAATTCGAAACCGGACTATTATGACTATGGAAATACTGTGCAATACCAGAATAACAGCGTCTACGTCAATAATCAGGATATGGGAACTGCAGAGCAATATACACAACAGGCCAGTCAACTGGCTGCCAGCGGAGCAATGGCCAGTTCCAGCGATCAGCAAAACTGGATGCCATTGGGGGTCTTTGCGCTATCACAAACCGGTCAAACTACCCAAACGAATTCTGATTTAGTGATGCAGTTGGCCGTAGACCCTCAGGGAATCATCCGAGGAAATCTGAGTAATACGAAAACCGGCAAATCACAACAGATCCAGGGCGCAGTTGACAAGAAAACGCAACGTGCCGCCTGGACTGTGGGTGATGATCAAAGCAAAGTCTACGACACCGGGATTTATAACCTGACCAAAGATGAAGCGCCGCTATTGTTGCATATCGGAAAAGATAAGACACAGCAATGGTTGATGGTGAGGTTGAAGCAAAAAGACAATGATACGGCCGGGAAGAACTAAACTCAGCTGGAAAACGGATTGCTATGATTTAAGTCAGAAAAACGATTGAGTAATTAGTTCTGATAGTGAACTCTAAAATCTCAAATTGGCCCGCAAGCCTGGCAGAACTGAGGTATCATCCGCAGCGTTGGCGTCTTCCAGCACCTGCAGATCGGCGGTCACATGGAACCAGGGGGTCCACGCCATGTTGTAGTAGAGTTCCACTCCCTGCACATCGCGGGCCGTTACAATGGAGCTGACCAGCGATTTATAATTCCCGCTCAGTGCATCGTAGAAATACCCAATCCCCAATGAGTCCTGTTCGCGACAGCGGAATAATCCATTGGCCTGTAATGCCACATTACCGCTCCAGCTGTACGGATTGGGATTGCCATCGGCGAGCATCCACTGACTCATCAGCCGGACGTTGCGTTGATCATTACAGCAGTCAGACCACAATTCCTGATCGAGAATATAACTCAGTGTCCACGAACCGGTCTGCTGTCCGGCGGCAACTACCCCCTGCCCGGGGATCACGGTCCAGCTGGTAGGATCGACTGAGGTGTAAGTCCGGCTGCTCCAGTTCCCCAGCAGCGCATGTGAACCGGCGTGGCCGCGCCACTCAGTAAAGATCCGCCCGTACCCCAGCACGACGGCCCCTTTATCAAACAGATCATCCAGCCCGGCAGTCGTGGATGAATTGGTCGTATCATAAACCAGCAGGGCACTCTGAATCTGTCCTTCATGCAAACCCAGTGCTCCCGCCCCATTAATCGACAGGTTCGTCGTGCGGACAATCGGCGTCGGGGCAATCAGTGATACGTTCATAAACCCGTTGATTCCCCGACCTGTATTGGGATAGATCATGTTCCACAGGTCGAGCAGGTTATACTTACCTGCTGTCAACGCGAAGTTCTCACTCAATGCCTGGATGAACATCAGATTGGTAATTGCCGTCTGATGCTGACCGGGCAACGGATAGAGCATACTTCCGTTCGGCAGACTCAATGCCCCGGCCGAGGCGTTGATGTCATCGCCAAACCGGGTCTCCGCATGCAGAATTGCCGAGAACCCTTTATTCAATCCCAGCTTCTCACCCTGAAACGTGAAGATATAGTCTCCTTTGCCGCCATACAGAAAATGTCGTCTGCGACCGCCACTGGCAACCCCCTGGTAGAACTGCGTCAACTGAATATCCGCAATCACCCCATGCTCTGCCAGCCCGGAACGCGCACCAAACAGATCACCCGTCAGATATTCTCGTGACAAAAGAGACTCGGAACATTCATAGCCACAATCGGTAGCCCCCACACATTCGTCGCCCAGGCAACCGCCGTCTGTCGATTCGCAGCAAGCCTCCTGCCCCGCAAGATGACTGATCGGCGTCAGCGCAGAATCATTCAGCAGATCATTGCCCTCCAATGCTGCTTCTGATATCAACAGCGGCGCAGGCTCGTCCGCGCGAACAGAAACACATGCCAGACTGATCGACAGCAGAACCACACTGATTACACCGGACTTCATAATTCGCTTCTTCTGAAATGGGCCAGCATGAAAATCGTTTCGCTGAGAAACAGCAGAGAGCCTTGCCCCTCTGTTGTACGAAACCGATAACTTCACTTAAATCGACAGAATTAGACCTGAACCAGTGCACCGGAACCTGATTTCACACAGCATTCACAGTCAGTAGTCTGGTTATATCGGTTGTAACGGTTATCATCTGGCTGGCGGCAAACCGAAATGTACAGATATAGACACAACAGATAATATTACTACCGTTCCGAACCTGGTTGTGCTTTGAATCTGCTTATGTCATCTTGACCGAAACACAAGACTCCAATTCACAATCCATCGGGTTACCTGAAACAGTCCCCCCGTCCTGATCGCGAAACTGAAAACTGTACTGTTGGAACACTGGGAAAATAACCATGAAAATACGCGTGTTTGGCATCAGCGATAATTCCACACTGCTTCCGTTACCCGAAACCACTCTTTCCGCCTCCTGGGTAGAAGATGACGTGCATCGCTGGATCGATATCGAGGCCGCGACTCCCCAGGAACTGAATCAACTGCTCACTCCGTTTCATTTGCGACCGGAAGTGCTGGCAGCCTGTCTCACACCGGAACGTAGCGAACGTTTCATGTCGCAAAAAACAGCCCTCTACATGGAAGTCCCCACGCACCTGGGCTGGGACCAGACGGAAAAACCTTACGTTTCTTTTCTCTGCCTGCAGTCGACAGTCATCACAATCCATCGAGATAAACTGCATACAATTGAGGACGTCATTCGGGACCTGGATGGCGATGTCCCCCTCTACTCCAATAACTCTTCGGCTCTGCTCTACTATCTGCTGGTCGAAATCGGGAAACAGACTGTGAACGCGGCCCTGCGGGTCCGCGCAGAATCAGAACAGCTGGATCAGGCCTGCCATGAAAATCCGGATGCCCTCGATCCCCAAAAAATTGCCGTGCTCCGCCGAAAGATCAGTCATTACGCTGCAGTCCACGATGACCACGCTTATTGTGCAGGCGTCCTGCAAACCGTCGAATCGGCTGCCTTTCGCTTCAGTGAGCAGTCCCGGTTCTTCGGCGATACGTTGCAGCTCTCGGGACTTGCCGGACAGATCATCGCCGGCACAGCCGACCGGGTGAACAGCCTGCAGCGGGATTATGACGCCCTCGTGCAGAGCCGCGTCGAAAGCCGACTGCAGTTCCTGACGATCCTTTCTGCAGTTTTTCTTCCCCTGACATTAATCTCCGGACTCTACGGCATGAATTTCAACGATCTGCCGGGGATGGGAATCAAATCCGGATACCTGATCGTCATCGGAATCATGCTGGCAACGGCTTTCATCACAGCCGGTTACTTCTATCTCCGTGGCTGGTTTGACAAAAGCTGATCACATCACTTCCCCCCGCCCCTTACACGCAAGATGCTGCACGCACCCTGCAAGTCTTTGCACGCCCTTGCTGCAAAATCTGGTTCACTCCTCTCCCTTGCGAAAAATTATTTCAGATAACTGGATCTGTATCTCAGGCAGAAAACCGGCCAAAACCCTCTCTCTACGTGCCAGCCCCGATTATTTTTCCTCTGCGGCACACTGCTTGCATCTCCCCCAGTCATACTCGCCACGTTGGTCAGTCAACGTGCAAATAAATGCGCCCCCCAGCGGCACTGACGCCGACCAAACCCGCCCCCCAAGGAACACAACCATGTTAGAGGCCTTTCTGGACAATTTCCTGCATAACCTCTTTAAACCGCTGCTGCTTTTCTTTTACATGGGCTTTCTGATTCCTATCCTCAAAGTTCCCTTTGAGTTTCCCAAAGCCGTCTATCAGGGTCTGACCCTCTACCTGCTGATTGCCATTGGCTGGCACGGCGGTGAA harbors:
- a CDS encoding arylsulfatase, producing the protein MKTLLTDLNSFVVLFCLTLGMPGLFVGCSGELSRTASAQVADQVDQSETVTTQAPAPQSSKSFTPQTTGVIGSPSATTTIDGKQLPAPAPKFEGVIKDNALQSKEWWAPRIVPPKEAPNILLIMTDDAGFGVPSTFGGVIPTPTMDRIAKAGLRYNRVFSTSLCSPTRAALITGRNHHSVGFGVIAEQATGFPGYNSVIGQNNATIGRILRDNGYATSWFGKDHNTPTYEASQVGPFTQWPTGMGFDYFYGFVGGDANQWGPNLFRNTTQIYPWTGHEGTLKMDRSDPKAEVWPVTGKESKWNLITAMADDAIDWMTRIHQSDPSQPIFMHYVPGASHAPHHPKKEWVDKIHEMHLFDDGYEKLRERIFANQKRLGVISPDLELTPWPKEMLKPWDELSPEAQKLFIRQVEVFAAYVAYNDYEMGRVIQAFEDLGKLENTIVIYQNGDNGTSAEGGPEGTFSEVAFFNGVAPPVDVQMKFYDAWGTEFAYNHMSAGWSWAFDTPFDWFKQNASRLGGINQNMVISWPKRIKDQGGLREQFVHVIDYVPTLLEVTGIAAPEYVDGIKQRPIEGTSFAYTFDKANAEAPSQHKTQYFEMMGQWAMYHDGWFMSTKVNRAPWQAFSAANPDPLNNQTFQLYNLNTDWNQTSDIAAEHPEKVKNMRAMFLEEAKKYQVLPLNASVGARVAAQRPSLTAGRKELVYTRPMTGLPQGDAPYLLDTSYTVKADITVPEGGAEGMIVTSGGRFAGWGFYLLEGKPVFLWNLLDLQRPKWEATEALSPGRHILEFDFKYDGTGLGTMAYNNFSGIGKSGTGTLKVDGRVVSTQKMEKTIPIILQWDESFDIGSDTITGVNDADYTPPFPLTAQFNKLTITIDRPKLSPEEIKKLEEGLKKMEAGRE
- a CDS encoding SgcJ/EcaC family oxidoreductase, with protein sequence MKKQQDHALTSDAEQAIKKMEAAFQKAFEEGNAAKVASFWAPEGELIDSNGLRLAGRAEIQRAYTDYFTKNKGAKLQLSIDSVRQIGENLAIEEGRTIVTTPGAVPDYGHYTAIHMERDGKWQTVSVKEEFVKPPTVPQDKLMDLEWLIGTWAVENEGVTLMTVYHWMPGKKFIQRTFTSKSGSKTQAVGMQIIGVDPLSEDIMSWTFNADGGHAVGIWTPVPQGWAIESRGVTASGVLTSSNDILTKIDENGCRWQSVNRWANGVELPDALEVVSKRQK
- a CDS encoding protocadherin; its protein translation is MRFFLTLLAAGAFCFLNPDISLSWARGFGGGGFHGGGSRGGGFSGGSRGGGRSFSGGFQGSRSSFGGGSRQGQFGGSRGSHENESSFRGGNSRGGENSFSSRDSTRNFSSGARAYGGNSGGNQFSNYANRFHSPSQSRTASSQNRPDAWFSANPGNQSRSIQQSNPANLNRFNQLPMNQGLHHFPGLPSDAGQHTVTNAHPYFQDFSGRDTLNRSLTPGARPENLLTDNEAERARADELARARGNSTPVKEAIGADGRDRNGAIARSAEKGYAAGFMHVPPSTRYYHGAALRDGFHNYDLFNPNWYRAHPGTWSVPSWPAGYAWNTCSWNSMLAWLTLVNSKPDYYDYGNTVQYQNNSVYVNNQDMGTAEQYTQQASQLAASGAMASSSDQQNWMPLGVFALSQTGQTTQTNSDLVMQLAVDPQGIIRGNLSNTKTGKSQQIQGAVDKKTQRAAWTVGDDQSKVYDTGIYNLTKDEAPLLLHIGKDKTQQWLMVRLKQKDNDTAGKN
- a CDS encoding carbohydrate porin; amino-acid sequence: MKSGVISVVLLSISLACVSVRADEPAPLLISEAALEGNDLLNDSALTPISHLAGQEACCESTDGGCLGDECVGATDCGYECSESLLSREYLTGDLFGARSGLAEHGVIADIQLTQFYQGVASGGRRRHFLYGGKGDYIFTFQGEKLGLNKGFSAILHAETRFGDDINASAGALSLPNGSMLYPLPGQHQTAITNLMFIQALSENFALTAGKYNLLDLWNMIYPNTGRGINGFMNVSLIAPTPIVRTTNLSINGAGALGLHEGQIQSALLVYDTTNSSTTAGLDDLFDKGAVVLGYGRIFTEWRGHAGSHALLGNWSSRTYTSVDPTSWTVIPGQGVVAAGQQTGSWTLSYILDQELWSDCCNDQRNVRLMSQWMLADGNPNPYSWSGNVALQANGLFRCREQDSLGIGYFYDALSGNYKSLVSSIVTARDVQGVELYYNMAWTPWFHVTADLQVLEDANAADDTSVLPGLRANLRF
- a CDS encoding magnesium transporter CorA family protein; translation: MKIRVFGISDNSTLLPLPETTLSASWVEDDVHRWIDIEAATPQELNQLLTPFHLRPEVLAACLTPERSERFMSQKTALYMEVPTHLGWDQTEKPYVSFLCLQSTVITIHRDKLHTIEDVIRDLDGDVPLYSNNSSALLYYLLVEIGKQTVNAALRVRAESEQLDQACHENPDALDPQKIAVLRRKISHYAAVHDDHAYCAGVLQTVESAAFRFSEQSRFFGDTLQLSGLAGQIIAGTADRVNSLQRDYDALVQSRVESRLQFLTILSAVFLPLTLISGLYGMNFNDLPGMGIKSGYLIVIGIMLATAFITAGYFYLRGWFDKS